The window AAAAGGTTCTTGAGAATCTCCAAAACTTTTTGTCGCTCGCTTCGCTCGAGGCGCTACGAACATGAAAGATGCGCCCTTGTAGCCCTCAACCCCACCACCTTGCAACAGAGTATTGCGTAGTTGGAGTTATTTTCTTTTCCCCTCATCCATCAATCAGATGCAAAAAGCCCATAAAAATAAGAAGATGAATGAAAACGAGAACAATAATCCCCATGTGAGGCTTTTGAGAGTGGTGCAGCCGCTAGGCGACGGAGTTAATTGAAGCGGAGGCGTAGCAGCGCTACGTCGAGCATTCAATTGACTCCGGCAACGACGCGGATGTGCCGCTATCAAAAGCCGGGGCGGCGCGAAAAAAAAGGCGGCCAGTTGGCCGCCTTTTTTAAGCTTATCCAGTAAAGCGCTTGAACAGGATGGAGGCGTTTGTGCCACCGAATCCGAAGGAGTTCGAAAGCGCGTAGTTGACCTGCTTTTCACGCGGGCCGTCTGCGCAGACATCCAGATCACAATCAGGATCAGGATTGTCGCGGTTGATGGTGCCGGGAATGACACCTTCAGAGAGGGTCTTGACGGCCATAACCGCCTCGACACCGCCTGCTGCGCCGAGCAGATGTCCGAACTGGGACTTGTTGGCGCAGATGTTGATGTTGTATGCGTGATCGCCAAAGACCTTCTTGATGGCACGCGTTTCACAGAGATCGTTGAGTTTGGTGGAGGTACCGTGTGCGTTGATGTGGTCGATCTCGGTGACGTCAATCTTGGCCTCGCGGCAGGCAGCGGCCATGGCGAGAGCCATACCGGAGCCGTCCTCGGGCGGAGCGGTCATGTGGTGTGCATCGCCGGAAGCACCGAAGCCGACAACCTCAGCCAGGATGTTGGCGCCGCGAGCCTGAGCGTGCTCAAGGGACTCGAGGAGCAGCAAGCCACAACCTTCACCCAGAACGAAACCGGTACGATCCGCGTCAAAGGGACGGGAAGCGAGCTCGGGCTCGTCGTTACGGGTGGAGAGCGCTTTCATGGCGTTGAAGCCACCGATAGCGAGCTTGGTGACGGTGGATTCGGAACCACCGCAGATCATGACGTCAGCGCGCCCCATAACGATGTCGGTGTAGGCAGAACCAATACCGTGACTACCGGAGGCGCAAGCCGTGGTGGTACAGATGGTCGGGCCCATGGCACCGGCCTCAATGGAAACCTGACCGGCAGCCATGTTGGCAATCAGAATGGGAATGAAGAAGGGAGAGATACGCTTGGGACCTTTGTCCAGCATCTTCTTGTGCATGTCCTCGATGGTCTGGAGACCGCCAAGGCCAACACCGATGGTGGTACCTGCGCGATGCTTTTCAGACTCGGGGATCTGCCAGCCTGCGGCTTCGAACAGCTGCCTGGTGGCGCCTACCGCATACTGAGTGAAGATCTCCATACGGCGAGCTTCCTTCTTGTCCATGTAGACGGTCGGATCGAAATCCTTGACCTCGCCAGCGATTTTGGTCGCATAGCCTTCGGGGTCGAATCTGGTGATCGGTGCAATACCGGACTTTCCGGCAAGCAGATTCTGCCAACTGGTTTCGAGGTCGTTGCCAAGGGGAGTGATGGCAGCGACACTGGTAACGACAACCCTATTCATAATAATGTAGTCCTACTGGTATAAATGAAAAGCGAGCGCCCTGCACAACTCTGTGTGTAAGACGCTCACATTCTTTCGGATTCGGTCGGACGAGAGTTAGCCCTGAGCTTTCTCAATGTGAGAGATAGCGTCCTGAACCTTGACGATCTTCTGAGCTTCTTCGTCATCGATTTCCAGGTCGAACTCTTCTTCCATGGCCATGATCAGTTCGGTCAGGTCCAGGGAATCAGCGCCGAGGTCTTCAACGAAAGCAGCGGTTTCAACGACTTCGTCTTCAGAAACGCCAAGCTGTTCAACGATAATTTCTTTAACTTTTGCTGCAACGGACATAATTTCCTCCAGTATCAATTTTTGTTTGTCTTCTACATGTACATGCCGCCGTTCACGCCCAGTACCTGACCGGTGATGTACCCGGCTCCGGGTCCGGCCAGAAAGGCGACAGCGGCTGCGATATCCTCGGACTGCCCGAGGGACTTAAGCGGAATCTGTGCCAGCATGCCTTCGACAACTTTCTCAGGCAGTTCGGCAGTCATATCAGTTTCGATAAAACCGGGGGCAACGGCGTTGACCGTGATGCCACGACCGGCGAGCTCGCGGGCAGCGGACTTGGTGAGACCAATGAGGCCCGCCTTGGCAGAGCAGTAGTTGGCCTGACCGGCATTGCCCATCTGACCAACGACGCTGGTAATATTGATGATGCGACCGGAGCGCTGCTTGCCCATGATCTTGGATGCTTCCTTGAGGAAGACAAAACAACCGGTGAGGTTGATCTGGATGACCTTGTCCCAGTCATCATCCTTCATGCGCATCATCAGGCCGTCACGGGTGATACCCGCGTTGTTGACCAGCGCTTCGAGAGTTACCTTACCCTTGATTTCTTCCTTGAAGAAAGCAGCCACGGAGTCACGATCACCGGAGTCCAGCTTGAAAGCCTTGGCCTTGCCACCCTTCTCTTCGATGGCGGCAACGACCTTCTCCGCCTCTTCAGGACGAGAGACATAGGTCAGGTAGACTTCAAAACCGTCAGCGGCGAGCTTTTCGGACACGGTGCGACCGATACCACGGGAACCGCCCGTGACCAACGCGACTTTGGGGAGATCACTCATGTATATATTACCTCTTTAAGTTCGAATTGACTTGCACCCAATATACCAATTGGTGCAGGACTGCAAATTTGCGCAGTCCGGTCGGTGGAGGGTGTCTAGCACACCTCTGTTACGAAAGTATAGCGAAACGGACGTTTGAATATCTTGCCGTAATTTTTCTTCGACTTTCCTAAAAACGAATCAGTCCGGCACCCCAGGTGAAACCACCGCCAAAGGTGGGCATGAGTACCAGATCGCCCTTCTTAATGAAGCCTTCAGTGACGGCCTCGGACAGGGCAAGGGGAACGGAAGCGGCGGAAGTGTTGCCGTATTTTGCGATGTTGCAGAAGACCTTCTCTTCAGGGATCTCGAACTTGCGGGCAACCGCGTCGATGATGCGCCAGTTGGCCTGATGCGGGATGAGCACGTCCACGTCCTCTTTGCTGAGGCCGTTACGGGTCAGGACCTTGTCCGACATGGCGCACATGTTGCGCACAGCGTGCTTGAAAATCTCGCGTCCCTGCATCTTGACGAAGTGATCATCGCCGACGACGTCGCCCTTGGCGTAGGCCCATGCAGAGCCACCACCGTTGACGGTGAGCAGGTCGCCGAGCTTGCCGTCAGCGCCGAGGGTGATATCCACCACGCGGGGAGCGTCTTCGTCGTCAGTGCCGCTGGTCAGAATGGCTGCACCGGCAGCGTCGCCGAACAGGACGCAGGTAGTGCGGTCTTCCCAGTTCAGGAAACGGGAAATTACTTCGGTGGTCACCACCAGAATCTTGGCGTCCGGCTCCAGCATCAGATAGCCGCGGGCCGTCTGCATGGCGTAGAGGAAACCGGAGCAGGCTGCGGCCACATCCACACACATCTGGCCCTTGATGCCGAGCTTCTCCTGAATACGGCAGGCAGTGGAAGGGACCATGGAGTCCGGAGTAAAGGTACCGCAAACGATGTGGGTCAACTCTTCCGCTTTCATTCCGGCCTGAGCGAGAGCGTGCTTGGCAGCCTCGCAGGCCATGTCGGATGCTGCCTGATCTTCGGCGGCGATATGACGCTGTTTGATACCGGTGCGGGTAGTGATCCACTCGTCGTTGGTTTCAACTATTTTTTCGAGATCCGCATTGGTCAAGACCTTTTCAGGAGCATAGTGGCCAAAACCGCGGATAATGAAGTTTGTATTCATGGTGGGTGGTGTAAGTGATTGGTCCTGTTCGGTCAAGGGGCGCTCAAACAAACGTTTGTCACAGCTGCAACGCAAAAAGGCCATCCTTCAGCGTCATAAAAAAACGCGTGGGGCAGCCTTTTGCATTTCATCGCGGCCGCTCGAAGGCGTCCCGACGGAATAGGATATAAAATTAATGAATGAGAGCTCTACGCAGCATCCTTTCCGGGCTGAGCCTTGGAATCGGCCTTTGCCTTGTGAGCGGCCAGGCCTTCGGCCAGGTGCTCGTGCATACGGTTGCGCACAGATGTGGCAGCCATACGGATGCAGTTGGTGATGGCGAGCTCGTTGGACTTGCCGTGGGTGACAATGACGATTCCCTTGAGGCCCAACAGCGGCGCACCGCCATATTCGGCATAATCCACCACTTTCTTGAAGCGACGGAATGCGCGCAGGGAAAGCAACGTACCCAGCTTGGACAACCAACTGGAACGCAGCTCCTCTTTCAGGATACGGCTCATGGACTTGGCCAGTCCTTCAGACAGCTTCAGGGCAACATTGCCCACAAAACCGTCGCAGACCACCACATCCACATCGCCGGTGTAAATGTCTCGACCCTCGACATTGCCAATGAAATGGAGATCGGAATCGCGCAAGAGATCAAAGGCCTCACGCACGGTGGCGTTGCCTTTGCCTTCTTCCTCACCAATGGAGAGGATACCCACGGAGGGGTCCTTGTAGCCAAGCACGTCGCGAGCCAACACATCGGCCATGAGGCCGAACTGCGCCAGATGCTGTGGCTTGGAGTCCACATTGGCCCCGACGTCGATGAGGATGACGGGGTTCTTTTCCGTAGGCAGGATGCCAGCCAGGGCAGGACGCAGAACGCCCTTGATGCGACCGAGCACAAACATGCCGCAGGCCACGGTGGCCCCGGAGTTGCCCGGCGACACCACGCCGTCAGCCTCACCGTTCTTCACGAGACGGCAGGCTACCTGGATGGACGAATCCTTCTTGCGGCGCAAGGCATCAGACGGCTTGTCATCCATCTCGACCACCTGAGTGGTATGGACAACTGTGATGTCCAGACCATCGGTATCGAGCTTGGCAAGCTCTGCCTTGATCGCCGTTTCATCGCCGACCAAAGAAACTGCAATGCCCTCGCGAGCGGCGTCAACCGCCCCGGGCACTGCAACCTGGGGGCCGAAATCGCCCCCCATGACGTCCACGGCAATGCGTGGCGTCACTAGTTCTTCAGTCTTAGGCATCGTCGCCGCTGACTACCTGACGGCCTTTGTAGGCGCCACAGACGGAGCAAGCACGATGGGGAAGATTGGGCTCACCGCATTCGCAGTAAACAACGTTAGGAACTGCCACACGATCGTGAGCGCGACGCATACCCTTACGGGAACGGGAAGTTTTTTTCTTGGGGACTGCCATGATGTATACCTCTTTAGTAATGTTCTATCTACACCTGCTCGTCGACGATTCGAGATCGCCGTCCGTGCAAGGGGCGTTACTTTATCTTCAAGTTGCGGAAAACTGCAAGCCTTTCGTCGCCCTCATCCCGCTCGCACTCGCAATTACCTTTATTCAGGTCCTTGCCGCAGTCGGGACACATGCCCTTGCAACCCTCGGAACACAAGGGTTTTACAGGCAATGTAACAGCGAATTCTTCCCAGAGGATGGCTCCGATATTGAGCTGCAACTGACCGCTTTCCTTGCGGACGCGCGGCTCATCGTCGAAGTCTTCGTCGGGAAGCTGTTCGTAAACGTCGAAAGTCTCGTTGATGTCCAGCACGAAATCACCCATGCAACGATCACACGGCAAGACCACGCTTCCTTTCAAGGAACCGCGAACCAGTGCACCGTTGTCTGACTGAGGCAGGATGGTCACGTTGGCAACCAGATCTTCCTTGGCCTTGGCCGGAACAGAATACTGTTTCCAACCGTCCTGCCATACGGACTGGTCGTCAAAGACGAAATCCTTCCCCTCGTGGGAGATGTCGCTAATTGGTATCCACAAATCAATCATATATACTCCGTAAGCCCTTCCATGGCCTCCGGTCAATCCGGACCCGCTGGAAGCGGTGCGAAAAAAAACAAAACCACCACGCATCAATTACATGCGCGAGGGTCGAAACACTATCGCGTCGGCCAAGTGATCATGCCTCTTCAGGCACCCACTCTGTCAGGGCAACCGGAGTGTCCTATATGGGAAGTTTTTCCATTGTCAAGAAAAAAACCCTTGCCATTTGCCGGAAGGCTGGTTAATGAATCTCTCCCGCTGCCTGGGGGAGCTACCAACCCCGACTGGCGAGAACACAAGATAAAGTATAAATTTCATTAGAATACATTAGGAGGTCGCAATGTCCCAGGTTTGCGATATTTGTGGAAAGGGTCCCCAGACCGGCAACAACGTTTCTCACTCCCATATCACTACCAAGCGCCGCTTCATGCCGAACCTGCAGAAAGTTCGTCATCAGCTCGAGTCCGGCCAGGTTGTGTCCATCAAGGCTTGTACCCGCTGCATCCGTAATGGTGCCGTGATCAAGCCCGTGGCCAACAAAAAGCCGAGCGCTTAAGTCACACTTTTCGCTTAAGAGCATTGCTGCCGCCGACTCCATTCGGCGGCAGCTTTTTTGCGTCCTTTGACCGGACGCCCCACGCTGCGCTTAACTGTTACTATAATACAGTTTCTTTCCGCCCCCCTTTGTGCCATAGTTGAAGTCTGTCGACTTTGAACTTATGGAATCACCATCGGAGGTGTCCGTGCGTCAAGTCTGGTCTCATATTCAACCTAGCCTGCTGGCTCTGCTCTTTACGTGCGCTCTAGCTCCAGTGGCTTGGGGCACGCAAGCCAACCCACTCGTTTTTCTCCACTACTGGAGTGGTCCGCTTGGTGGTGGCGTCGATGAAATGGTCCAGGCCTACAACCGCGCATCTCCCGACTACAAGGTCCACGCCTCCGCATTTGATCACGAATCATTCAAGGTCAGCATCAAAGCTATGCTGGCCAGTGACAGCCCGCCCGATATATTCTCCTACTGGGCCGGAGCAAAAGTCAGAGCACTGGTAGCAGGCAACCACCTCGCCCCCATCGACGAAGTATGGAACGAGAGCAAACTCTATGATGTCTTTCCATCTTCCATTGCCAACGCCTGTACCTATTTCGGTCACAAGTACGCCCTGCCCGTAACGCAGCACTATGTCGGATTTTTCTACAACAAGAAAATCTTCGACCAATACCACTTGGAACCTCCCATCAACTGGGAAGAATTTCTGGCCACCTGTGAGAAGCTGAAGAACGCCGGAATTACTCCGTTGGCCCTTGGCTCCAAAGAACGGTGGCCCGCACAATTCTGGTTCGACTACCTCCTGCTACGTACGGCAGGCCCAGAATTCAGGCACCGCCTCATGGATGGGAAGGTCAGTTACAACTCCCCAGAAGTGGCCATGGTCTTCGAAGAGTGGAAATCCCTAATGTACGCAGACTACTTCAACAGCTCTCCCAACCTCATGGACTGGACCGATGCTGCATCAATGGTCCATTCCGGCAGCGCCGCCATGACGCTCATGGGGACGTGGGTCATCGGCTATTTTCAGGATCAGCTAAAGTGGAAGCAGGAGACCGATTTTGACTTCTTCCCCTTCCCGCTCATGGACCGCAGCGTACCAGCCACCTCAGTCGGGCCTATTGATGTCATGGTAGTATCCCGCAAGGGACGTAATCAGGAAGTGAATGCAATCCTCGCATTTTTCTCCGACCCCGGCCCGCAGATGGAGATGAGCAGTGGCTCCGGCGCCCTTTCACCGAGCCGGGCCATTCCGCCAGGGTTCTACACCAAGCTCCAGCGCCGAATTCTGGAAACCATTCGCAACACACCGAACTGGGCTTTCAACTATGACCTTGCGACGCCGCCCGAAGTGGCAGACCTCGGGCTCGATGCCTTCAAACTTTTCCTGTACAACCCCAAAGAATACAGGCAGATAATCATCGAACTCGACAAGAAAGCCGAGGCGTATTTTAACAACTCTGCCCCCAATTGAGATTGTCAGCATGCCGTTTTTCAAGAAAAGTCTGATCCTGAGCATTGGTGCCGCCGTCCTGCTGGTGGAATGCCTCGTGCTCACGTCTTTGGGACTTTTCTATACTGAACGCTTCTCTCACGAGGTGGACGCCAATCTCGAGCGCTCCATCAAGCTCCCCGGCGAACTCATGAATCGCCAGCTTTTGCGCTACGAATCCGTTGAGGACGACAGCGTCATGAAAGCGCTGATTGGCGAAGAATTCCTCGACGCCATGGTCATTGGCGCGGACGGCCGCATATACTATTCGAATAATCCCGGCGTGGTCGGTGAATCCATTTTTCCCCACCCGGACATCACCATAGAGCTTCTCACCGTAACCACCACGACCCCGGTTCTCATTCGCAAAGATGACAACACCATCGTATCCATCACCCCGTTGGTGGCCTACGAGGGGGCCAAACCGTTCTTTCATGTCTTTATCAAGGCCGACACCAAGGAAACCGCCGCCCGAAAAGGCCGTATAACCCTCCTCTTCATTCTGGGCTCTGCCATCTGCGTCATGCTTACCTCGCTGGCCATCATCGGCTACTCGCGCAAGGAAGTGATCGCTCCATTGGTTGAGCTTACGGAAAGTGCCGATGCCATGCGCCGAGGCGAGGATGTGACCATTCCTATCCATCGCAAGGACGAGATCGGCAAACTGGCCACCAGCTTCAACGCCATGAATGAAGCCATCAACCAAAAGATTCATGAATTGGAAGAGGCAAACGAAGCAATCGGCAAGCGCGAGCACCGACTGGCCGCCTTTATTCAGGCAATGCCCGACCTTGTCTTCATCATCGACAAGGACGGCCGTTACGAAGAGGCATACTCTTCTGACGAAGGGATGCTTTTGGACAAGCCAGAAGACCTTAAGGGCAAGTTGCTTCATGACGTCATGCCCAAGGATATGGCCGATCGTTTTCTTGAGACCATCCGCCTTGCCCTGGAAACAGGCGAAACACAGACCATCGAGTACAATCTGTCTGTCCCGTCCGGCACCATTTGGTTTGAGGCCCGCACCTCGGCCATTGGCGGCAGCGAAGAGGTTCAGGGGTCTGTCTGGCTGGTCCGTGACATCACCTACCGCAAGGAGATGGAGCAGCGGTTAACCCGGGCGAAGGAAGATGCTGAGCGCGTCAGCCGCCGTTTGCGTGAGTTGGACGAGACCAAGTCCGCGCTGGTTTCTTCTGTTTCCCACGAACTCCGTACACCGCTGACCTCACTGCTCGGATTCTCACAACTCATCCTCAAGAATTTTTCCAAGCACTTCTGGCCCATGGCCAAGGGAGACCACAAGCTCCTGACCAAAGGCGCGCAGATCGTGGAGAACCTGAACATTCTCATTCACGAGGGCAATCGCCTGACCCGGCTCATCAATGATGTTCTGGATCTCAACAAGATCGAACAGGGGCACACTGACTGGCGAAAGGAAATCGTCCATCCCGGTGACCTGGCCCGTCGTGCGGTCAGCTCTGTCAGCGGCCAGTTCCACGGCAGACGCAACCTGACCCTTATCACGGCCATTGACGACGAGCTGCCCGACATTGAAGTGGACAGCGACCGCATGCTGCAGGTCCTGCTCAACCTGCTCTCCAACGCCGCAAAATTCACCCAGTTCGGCACCGTCACCCTCAAGGCGTTTGTCACGGACCTCAATCGTCTGCGCTTCGAAGTCATCGACACCGGCCCCGGCATCGCCCCCCGCGAGCGGGAGCGCATCTTCGATGCCTTCCATCAGGCCGGAGACACGGTTCCCACCGACGACAAGGCTCGTGGCGCAGGGCTCGGACTCGCCATCTGCCGCGACATCGTCACTCACTACCACGGCTCCATCTGGGTTGAGTCAGAGGTCGGCGAAGGCTCTACCTTCATTATCGAATTGCCGCTGGACTAGCTCCTTCTTGTGCAAAAGGTTGCCCTCCCCATGGTGCAACCCCTCGCACAGATGCACAACGCCGGGAGAGGACGAATCGCCCAACCACCCTAAATCACTACAATTCATTTCTGGCACGACATATGCTTTATCTTCAGCAACAGCCAAGGAGACAGCAACATGGATATACTTGCCATTTATCACAACTGGTGCACCCAGCCGTTCTTTATGGGCGGTAATGGATGGTTCGGCGGATACGGTTTTCA of the Pseudodesulfovibrio sp. zrk46 genome contains:
- the fabF gene encoding beta-ketoacyl-ACP synthase II, producing the protein MNRVVVTSVAAITPLGNDLETSWQNLLAGKSGIAPITRFDPEGYATKIAGEVKDFDPTVYMDKKEARRMEIFTQYAVGATRQLFEAAGWQIPESEKHRAGTTIGVGLGGLQTIEDMHKKMLDKGPKRISPFFIPILIANMAAGQVSIEAGAMGPTICTTTACASGSHGIGSAYTDIVMGRADVMICGGSESTVTKLAIGGFNAMKALSTRNDEPELASRPFDADRTGFVLGEGCGLLLLESLEHAQARGANILAEVVGFGASGDAHHMTAPPEDGSGMALAMAAACREAKIDVTEIDHINAHGTSTKLNDLCETRAIKKVFGDHAYNINICANKSQFGHLLGAAGGVEAVMAVKTLSEGVIPGTINRDNPDPDCDLDVCADGPREKQVNYALSNSFGFGGTNASILFKRFTG
- a CDS encoding acyl carrier protein, whose translation is MSVAAKVKEIIVEQLGVSEDEVVETAAFVEDLGADSLDLTELIMAMEEEFDLEIDDEEAQKIVKVQDAISHIEKAQG
- the fabG gene encoding 3-oxoacyl-[acyl-carrier-protein] reductase, translating into MSDLPKVALVTGGSRGIGRTVSEKLAADGFEVYLTYVSRPEEAEKVVAAIEEKGGKAKAFKLDSGDRDSVAAFFKEEIKGKVTLEALVNNAGITRDGLMMRMKDDDWDKVIQINLTGCFVFLKEASKIMGKQRSGRIINITSVVGQMGNAGQANYCSAKAGLIGLTKSAARELAGRGITVNAVAPGFIETDMTAELPEKVVEGMLAQIPLKSLGQSEDIAAAVAFLAGPGAGYITGQVLGVNGGMYM
- a CDS encoding beta-ketoacyl-ACP synthase III, yielding MNTNFIIRGFGHYAPEKVLTNADLEKIVETNDEWITTRTGIKQRHIAAEDQAASDMACEAAKHALAQAGMKAEELTHIVCGTFTPDSMVPSTACRIQEKLGIKGQMCVDVAAACSGFLYAMQTARGYLMLEPDAKILVVTTEVISRFLNWEDRTTCVLFGDAAGAAILTSGTDDEDAPRVVDITLGADGKLGDLLTVNGGGSAWAYAKGDVVGDDHFVKMQGREIFKHAVRNMCAMSDKVLTRNGLSKEDVDVLIPHQANWRIIDAVARKFEIPEEKVFCNIAKYGNTSAASVPLALSEAVTEGFIKKGDLVLMPTFGGGFTWGAGLIRF
- the plsX gene encoding phosphate acyltransferase PlsX, whose amino-acid sequence is MPKTEELVTPRIAVDVMGGDFGPQVAVPGAVDAAREGIAVSLVGDETAIKAELAKLDTDGLDITVVHTTQVVEMDDKPSDALRRKKDSSIQVACRLVKNGEADGVVSPGNSGATVACGMFVLGRIKGVLRPALAGILPTEKNPVILIDVGANVDSKPQHLAQFGLMADVLARDVLGYKDPSVGILSIGEEEGKGNATVREAFDLLRDSDLHFIGNVEGRDIYTGDVDVVVCDGFVGNVALKLSEGLAKSMSRILKEELRSSWLSKLGTLLSLRAFRRFKKVVDYAEYGGAPLLGLKGIVIVTHGKSNELAITNCIRMAATSVRNRMHEHLAEGLAAHKAKADSKAQPGKDAA
- the rpmF gene encoding 50S ribosomal protein L32 → MAVPKKKTSRSRKGMRRAHDRVAVPNVVYCECGEPNLPHRACSVCGAYKGRQVVSGDDA
- a CDS encoding DUF177 domain-containing protein, encoding MIDLWIPISDISHEGKDFVFDDQSVWQDGWKQYSVPAKAKEDLVANVTILPQSDNGALVRGSLKGSVVLPCDRCMGDFVLDINETFDVYEQLPDEDFDDEPRVRKESGQLQLNIGAILWEEFAVTLPVKPLCSEGCKGMCPDCGKDLNKGNCECERDEGDERLAVFRNLKIK
- the rpmB gene encoding 50S ribosomal protein L28 encodes the protein MSQVCDICGKGPQTGNNVSHSHITTKRRFMPNLQKVRHQLESGQVVSIKACTRCIRNGAVIKPVANKKPSA
- a CDS encoding extracellular solute-binding protein — protein: MRQVWSHIQPSLLALLFTCALAPVAWGTQANPLVFLHYWSGPLGGGVDEMVQAYNRASPDYKVHASAFDHESFKVSIKAMLASDSPPDIFSYWAGAKVRALVAGNHLAPIDEVWNESKLYDVFPSSIANACTYFGHKYALPVTQHYVGFFYNKKIFDQYHLEPPINWEEFLATCEKLKNAGITPLALGSKERWPAQFWFDYLLLRTAGPEFRHRLMDGKVSYNSPEVAMVFEEWKSLMYADYFNSSPNLMDWTDAASMVHSGSAAMTLMGTWVIGYFQDQLKWKQETDFDFFPFPLMDRSVPATSVGPIDVMVVSRKGRNQEVNAILAFFSDPGPQMEMSSGSGALSPSRAIPPGFYTKLQRRILETIRNTPNWAFNYDLATPPEVADLGLDAFKLFLYNPKEYRQIIIELDKKAEAYFNNSAPN
- a CDS encoding ATP-binding protein — protein: MPFFKKSLILSIGAAVLLVECLVLTSLGLFYTERFSHEVDANLERSIKLPGELMNRQLLRYESVEDDSVMKALIGEEFLDAMVIGADGRIYYSNNPGVVGESIFPHPDITIELLTVTTTTPVLIRKDDNTIVSITPLVAYEGAKPFFHVFIKADTKETAARKGRITLLFILGSAICVMLTSLAIIGYSRKEVIAPLVELTESADAMRRGEDVTIPIHRKDEIGKLATSFNAMNEAINQKIHELEEANEAIGKREHRLAAFIQAMPDLVFIIDKDGRYEEAYSSDEGMLLDKPEDLKGKLLHDVMPKDMADRFLETIRLALETGETQTIEYNLSVPSGTIWFEARTSAIGGSEEVQGSVWLVRDITYRKEMEQRLTRAKEDAERVSRRLRELDETKSALVSSVSHELRTPLTSLLGFSQLILKNFSKHFWPMAKGDHKLLTKGAQIVENLNILIHEGNRLTRLINDVLDLNKIEQGHTDWRKEIVHPGDLARRAVSSVSGQFHGRRNLTLITAIDDELPDIEVDSDRMLQVLLNLLSNAAKFTQFGTVTLKAFVTDLNRLRFEVIDTGPGIAPRERERIFDAFHQAGDTVPTDDKARGAGLGLAICRDIVTHYHGSIWVESEVGEGSTFIIELPLD